One Malania oleifera isolate guangnan ecotype guangnan chromosome 10, ASM2987363v1, whole genome shotgun sequence genomic region harbors:
- the LOC131165667 gene encoding uncharacterized protein LOC131165667, with product MTLLEVITKATANPEPPTSDSKHPFILNPDEIFINLKPQSEESDDIPLIKSLTGWQISRTDSELILSADKFFKKLKRNLKNPKTFNKESFLVLLNSFLENNRAKIGVPLVVDTSNESYTRVLIEKLGFSMGSHVARLVIEACVVLEFWEILETIVVNRLVEHSNYSSLVSNLVEKKRSDLLCLCIKHFADLRSHDLVLILKYFLSPSQDGYSGMSSVRKEWESQALLSIEKATDKSLKGKKLRLAKEAAVLLMIAYDEFSVYELCLHYLLSPMNVDEVILSSAIGMLNGFEMMGLIRYLGKWLRKYEKFPQAGPCAKASSVLGLKACEWVPRLEDIVKCIGLVVDEHFSSLVLHPEFHVELRSIEGVVNSLALEARLCCSMANMVENLKSGARDALV from the coding sequence ATGACTTTGCTCGAAGTCATCACTAAGGCTACGGCTAATCCCGAACCACCCACATCGGACTCGAAGCATCCCTTCATTCTTAACCCAGATGAGATTTTCATCAATTTGAAACCCCAATCTGAAGAATCAGACGACATACCTTTGATCAAATCTCTAACTGGATGGCAAATATCGCGAACGGATTCAGAACTCATCCTCTCAGCTGACAAGTTCTTTAAAAAGTTGAAGCGAAACCTCAAAAACCCAAAAACTTTCAACAAAGAGAGCTTTCTTGTGCTTTTGAATTCATTTCTTGAAAACAACAGGGCGAAGATTGGCGTTCCACTTGTGGTTGATACGTCAAATGAATCTTATACTCGGGTATTGATCGAAAAGCTGGGCTTTTCAATGGGGAGTCATGTTGCAAGGTTGGTTATTGAAGCGTGTGTTGTTTTGGAGTTTTGGGAGATATTGGAGACCATTGTAGTTAATAGGCTGGTAGAGCACTCAAATTATTCGAGTTTAGTTTCTAATTTAGTGGAGAAGAAGAGATCAGATTTGCTTTGCCTATGCATCAAACATTTTGCAGATCTTCGATCACATGACTTAGTATTAATTTTGAAGTACTTCCTTTCTCCATCTCAAGATGGGTATAGTGGTATGTCAAGTGTAAGGAAGGAGTGGGAGAGCCAAGCCCTATTGTCTATTGAAAAGGCTACCGATAAAAGTCTCAAGGGTAAGAAATTGCGACTGGCAAAAGAGGCTGCAGTTTTACTTATGATTGCTTATGATGAGTTTTCGGTTTATGAGCTATGTTTGCATTATTTGCTGTCACCTATGAATGTCGATGAAGTGATATTATCATCCGCAATTGGCATGTTGAATGGTTTTGAAATGATGGGTTTGATACGGTATTTGGGTAAGTGGTTGAGGAAGTATGAGAAGTTTCCGCAAGCAGGTCCTTGTGCAAAAGCATCCTCTGTTTTGGGGCTGAAGGCCTGTGAATGGGTCCCTAGACTTGAAGATATTGTGAAATGCATTGGGCTGGTAGTGGATGAGCATTTCTCTTCATTGGTGTTGCATCCAGAGTTTCATGTCGAGCTTAGATCAATAGAGGGAGTGGTTAATTCTTTAGCCTTGGAAGCTAGACTTTGCTGTTCTATGGCAAATATGGTTGAGAATTTGAAAAGTGGAGCTAGAGATGCCCTAGTCTGA